The genomic stretch GAATATGCCAGGGTCTGGACGTGGGACGGGAAAAACGTGTACAGTGTGACCTTGGCGATGTCTCCTGAGCGAACTGAAGGGCTGATCAACAACCTGTCCCAGGTTACCACGGTGCTCCACATGTACTCGGTTCCTCCGTGGCCGGAACCACCGGAAATCAAGAAAGCTCTGGTGTGGCGGGTTCGAGAGGACCTGCTGGAGACGGGTGAACTGGACGAAGGAGCAGTTGATGCCATGATAAAAGCTTCCCTTGAGAATATTGAGCTGTCAATGGAGGAGTTCAGTTTTTGTGAAAACGTAACTATAGTGACGTTTGAGTTTGGGAGGGATAGGTGGTGAAAAACTCCTCAAAGGCAATATTCGCCCTGGCGGTCCTGCTGGTCCCGGTTCCCTTCGTGGACTACGGCATAGCGGAGTTCCTCCTCCGGGACGTGCCGGAGGTTCCGGGGATTGTGGCCACGCCCGTGACGTACGGTATCTACTTCCCCAAGACCTACGCCATCCTGGAGGCCGGGAGGAACGGGGAGATACTCTGGAGGGCCGGCGATACGCTCTACGTCAGAACCGGGGAAAATCTCAGCCTCCCCATTGTGTACGACCACAGCCCCGAAATTCAGGAGCTGATTGAGAACCGCTCCGCGGGGATTAGACGGATCCTCGAGACGGTGAGGGAGAAGAAGGGCAGCTGGAACGGGAGCGAGCTTTACCTTCAGCTCTCCAACGTTGTCTGGCTCAACGAGAGCGAGAGAAACGCGCTTTTCTCGGAACTAGAAAACCTCGGCGTCGTGTGGGTTGAAGGGGGTGAGTGCTGGAACGAGATGCGTCTGAGGTACCTGAAGGAGACCGAGACCCTGGAGAAGGAACTGCTCGAAAGGGGTTACATCGATGAGAGCGACTACATGGAGCTGAAGGGAGAGGGGGAGACCGGGAGAAAAAGGATACTCGAAATGAGGTTCCCCGCCGAGTACCAGGTTGAGGTGTACTTCCTTGGAGGGTGACCCGCTTTATATTCCCATGAACAGCCCTAACAGGTGCATGGCATATGAAGTCAGTTCCAAAAATCGTTTCAACGGTGCTTTCGACTGCCCTCATCTTTATAATCCTAATCTCTGCCGCCCAGTGGGTAGCGTACGAGAATGCCGAGGAGAAGGTTCTCTCGCTCCCCTGCAACCTCTCCACAACGCCCTACCTAACTGAGGTCGAGTCCTTCCTTCCGCCGGACGAGCTGATTGAGAGGGGAATAGGCCACCGCTACGGCGATGGGGAGCTTGAGGTTGTAGTGCCCGGAAAGCTCGGGGGAATGGACCCGTACTATGAGTATCTGCCCCGGCACCTTTCCTGGGAGCTGAACGATTCCATAGCTTATCTCAGGAGCTTTCTCGCGAACGGGAGCGATGGGGAAGTTAAGATGGCGTTTCAGGTCGTGGAGAGGAGCTACTTTATGTTCCGGTTCGAGGAAAGGCTCTGCCGGAAGAACCTGACCGCGGTGGTTTTCAGGCCATCCCCTCCCCTTAAGTGGCTTCTGTCCCTGAGTTCTGCCCTGAAGGAGCTCGGCGAGGACGAGGGACTCAGGGCGATGCTCTTTGGAACGGCCGTTGCCTTCATCATTGTCGGGATTTTCTGGCTCTGGCTCTTCCTCGTTGCAAAGATACCCCTCAAAGGGCCGCTCAAAATGGCGGCATCGCTCCTCCTGATGGTCATCCTCTTCGGCTCCGCTGTCCCAGCGCTGAAGCTCATCAACATCCATGGGGAAAACGGCGATCCGGCTCACAGGCTACCGAAGTGTGACGTTGCCTACGCTGAGAGCTGCCGCTCACTGCTCTTTCACGCGGCCCTAGATTACATGGGCGACAAGGGGCAGAAGGCCACCTGTGAGGTCCTCAACTACCTCAGCAACAGACTGAGCCAGGAGGAGATGGAAAAGCTTGTGGGTGCACTTTCCCCGGACTGCCCTGAGCTAGGTTTTTAAATCCCACTTCTCCCCTTTATCCGGGAGGGGTCGCTATGACCGTCAAGGTCCGCTTTGACAAGGAAGTGAGAGAGTACGCGAAAGGCGAGAAAGTTAAGGACTCGGTTCTCAAGCTCACCGAAACCGCTCTGGCTCAGGCGCTTGAGAAGTTCCACAGGAGAATGATAATCATAGAGGGGGACACGGTAAGAAAGGCAGAGCTGGCCGGAATACTGGCGGGGGCATCGGCCCGGGTTCTCGGGGATGTCCTCGATGAGCTTAAGGAAAAGCGCCTTCGCGATGAGAGCGAGGATGGGATAGAGGTTCTTTACGCTACGGACGCACTCGGCGAGGAAACCTTCGGGAGGAAGCGCTACGAGGCCTTCAGAAAGCACTTCGACGTTCTGGCCGGCTCGACCGCCGAAGTTAAGGCCGTAACGTTTAAACACACCCGCGACATCCTGGGCAGAACCTTCGACATCCTCGTTCTGGACATGAGCTACGACTACTCGCCGAACGACCTCGGAAGGATAATCGAGACCGTCCGCGGCGGCGGGCTCATCTTCATACTCGCCCACCCCTTCGAGAAGTGGAAGAAGATGTGGACTGGCTTCCACAAGAGCCTAGTCACGCCGCCCTACACCATAGACGACGTCAAGAAGCGATTCAACAGGAGGCTGATCAGGAAGTTCACGGAGCACGACGGCATCTACATCATCACCGAGAACGGCAAGCTCAAGAAGAAACCGAAGAGGAACAAGAGCCAGGCGAAGATTAAATCAAGGAAAGGCGTCCAGATTCCTAAAGAGACCCTCTTCCCGCGCGAGCTGTACGAGATGGCGCTCACCGAGGGGCAGGTCGAAGTCCTCAGGGCATTCGAGGGGCTGGTTGAGGAGGAGGGTATGCTCGTCCTCACCGCGGACAGGGGACGCGGAAAGAGCGTCTCCGTTGGAATAGCCGCGATAGGTCTCGCCCTAGCCCTCGGTAAGCGCACGCGCGTAGTCGTGACGGCCCCCGAGCCGGAGAACGTTCAGGCACTTTTCCGCTTCGCCAAGCGGGCACTGGAAAGGCTCGGCTTCAAGCCCCACGTTGTCGAAGAGCGCGGTTTGATAAAGGAACTCTACGCGAGGAAGATTGGTCTGAGGTATTACCCGCCGGCCGAGGGTTACAAGAAGACGGCCGACCTGTACATCCTCGACGAAGCGGCCGGAATCCACGTCCCCATACTCCACAAGTACCTCAGCAAGCCCCGCGTCGTTTACTCCTCCACGGTACACGGCTACGAGGGCGCCGGAAGGGGCTTCTCCGTCAAGTTCCTGAAGAAGGCGAGGGAGAAAAGGGAGTTTAGAGAGCTTCACATGGAGGAGCCCATCCGCTACGCGGAGAACGACCCCATCGAGAAGTGGCTCTTCGACGTTCTGCTCCTCGATGCCGAGCCGGTTGAGCTCACGGAGGAGGACTGCGAACTTATAAAGAACAAGGAGGTCTACTTCGAGGAGCCCGACCTCGACGACTGGTTTGAGAAGGACAGGGAGGACCTGCGGAACTTCGTCGGCATCTACATCCTCGCCCACTACCGCAACAGGCCGAGCGATGTTGCCCTGCTCGCGGATGCCCCTCACCACAGGGCGAGGGTGTTGAGGCTCAAGAACGGCAAGATAGTGACGGCAATCCAGATAGCGGAGGAGGGCAACATTCCAAAGAAGGTCATCGAGAAGATGGCGAAGGGCTACAAGCCGCGCGGCAACATAATCCCCGACATGATGGTCAAGCACCACATGGCGAAGGAGTTCGCGAAGCTGAAGGGCTACCGCATAGTGAGGATAGCGACGCACCCAGATGCGATGGACATGGGGCTTGGAAGCAAGGCGCTGGAACTCCTCGAAAAGGAAGCGAGGGAGCGGGGATTGGACTGGATTGGCTCGGGCTTCGGTGCCAGCGAGGAACTCGTCCGCTTCTGGGTCAGGAACGGCTTCGCAGTGGTTCACCTCAGCCCCGCCAGAAACCCTGTGAGCGGTGAGTTTACCGCCATAGTCCTCAAGCCGATAAGCGAAAGGGCGAAGAAGCTCATCCGCAGGGCCAACGACGAGTTCAGGATAAGGCTCACGGAATGGCTGAGTGATACCCACCGCGAGATTGAGCCTGAGATAGTCAGGTGGCTCTTTGAAACACCCTTCGGCGAAGCTGTGGATTACCCGATTCACCTCACGGAGGTTCAGAGAAAACGCCTCGATGCCTTCACGGGCAAGGTTCTGACCTACGACACCGTGGTTGACGCCGTTAAGCCCATCGTGAAGCTCTACTTCCTCGACGGCTGGATGAAGCCATACCTCGACGAGAGGCAGATAAAGCTGCTCATCTACCGCGTCCTGCAGGCACACAGCTGGGAGGAAACAGCAAGACTTATTGACAGAACCGAAACCTTCACCATGATAGAGGTGCGCGATATCATAAGGGGACTCTGGTACTACTACAAGAGGGTCATTTCATGATTCTAAACTAACTTTTTATAGTATTGGTGCGTAGTTCCCTCGGTATGTCATTGGTGTATCCATTCCAACGGTGACTCCTATGCCGGGCGGCAACTGGGAGAAGATAATTTCGATAACAAAGGATGGAATGAGGAGCATAGGAACGATGAGACGAAAGATAAGCAGGGGTAAGAGGATAGCACTTCTCATTGACGGTCCCAACATCCTAAGGAAAGAGTTCGGCGTCAAGCTTGAGGATATAGTCGAAGCCCTGGAGGGGCTGGGCGACCTCAGGGTCTCAAAGGTGATACTGAACCAGTACGCCCCCCAGGGGCTCATAGAGGCCGTGTCGAACCAGGGCTTTGAGGCCATCGTCGTCTCGGGTGAGACCGGTGTGAAGCTCGCCGTCGAGGCGATGAGGGAGATATACAACCCGAACATCGACGTGATTGCACTGGCCACCAGAAACGCGGAGTTCCTGCCCGTAATCCTCAAGGCCAAGGAGCGGGGCAAGGAAACCATCGTCATCGGAATCGAGCCGGGCTTCTCTGCGGCGCTGAAGCATGCCGCCGACTACACCATAATCCTCGAAGGCGGTGAGGAGAAATGAAGGAGCGCTTTTTCAGGGTTCTGAGGCGCGGGGAGAAGGAGGTCAAGGAGGTCAGCGAGGAGGCGCCCAAGCCGAAGAAGAAGAGGAGCATAGGCCTTATCATCGACGGTCCCAACATCCTGAGGAAAGAGTTCGGGATAAAGCTGGAGGACATCATAGACGCCCTCGAACGGATTGGAAAGCTCCGCGTTGCCAAGGTAGTTCTCAACCAGTACGCCCCCCAGGGGCTCATAGAGGCCGTCGTGAACCAGGGACTCGAACCGATAATAGTGGCCGGCGACACCGACGTGAGGATAGCCATCGAGGCAATGGAGCTCATCTACAACTCCGACGTCGAGGTGATAGCCCTGGCCACCAGGGACGCAGACTTCCTCCCTATAGTCAACGAGGCGAAGCGCAGGGGGAAGGAGACGATAGTCATCGGCGTCGAGCCCGGCTTCTCGGTCGCACTCCAGAACGCAGCAGACTACGTCATCAAGATGGAGGGCAAAGGTACTGACGTTCACGAGGCCAAATAGCTTTTAAGCTTTCTTTCCAGCCATATTCTGGTGGGAAAAAGTGATAGTTGAAATCATCCTCTTCGCGCTCGGCCTCATCCTGCTCATCAAGGGGAGCGACTATTTCGTTGAAGCAGCCTCGCGCGTTGCAAAGGGATTCGGCGTCAGCGAGTTCATCATAGCGCTCGTTCTGGCGAGCATAGCCACCACACTGCCGGAGGTCACGGTCTCGGCCATCTCATCCTACCAGGGGAAGCCCGACATAGCCCTCGGCAACGCGATTGGAAGCGCCCTCGCGAACATAGCCCTCATTCTCGGCGTTTCCGCCCTGCTTCGCCCTCTGAAGGTCGAGAAAACCGCCTGGAAGAACGCCCTCTTCATGATAGGCGTTACGGCCTACGCCGGCCTGCTCATGTACGACGGCACGATAAGCCGGATCGACGGCGCGAGCCTGATACTCATTTACTTCGGCTTCCTCTACTACCTCTACCGGAAGCACATGACCCTGGAAGAGCTTCCCGAAAGTGGGCGCGGGAACCCTAGGAGGGACGCCCTCATAATGTTCGGGAGCGGCATGCTCGTCGTGATCGGCGCCAAACTCGTGGTTGACAGCGCCGTAACTATAGCCCGGGCATTCGGAGTGCCGGAGGTCGTCATAGGCCTCACGATGGTCTCGATTGGAACTTCCCTGCCCGAGTTCACCAACTCCCTCATGGCGACCATCAAGAGGCTCCCGAACATCAGCGTGGGCAACATAATCGGCGCGAACATCCTCGACGTTCTCATGGTCATCGGCATAGCGGCCCTCATAAACCCGATTAGGGTGGACGCGACGATATACACCTTCACCCTGCCCCTGACGCTCCTCGTCATGGGCGTACTGACGGCCGTTCTCCGCCTCACCGGCAGGATAGACAGACTCACCGGCGGGGTGCTGCTGGCAATCTATTCGTACTTCATCTACGTTTACCTCACCGGCGGCGTTCACCTGCCGGGCGGCTGAGTTTCCTTTTCTCGATTCAATGCACAATTCTGGGGCGCAAAGCTTTTTAATTTGCCCTATTACCCCATTATGAAAACCAAAAACCCGTTCATGGAGGTGGAAGAATGAGGAAAATTACCACGCTGATGTTCATCCTTCTGCTCCTCGGTGCCATCGGGGCTTCAAAACCCGTCAAGGCCCAGGAGGAACTGACGGTTTACTCCTACAACAGCATAGAGTGGTGGATGAAGGAGATAGTTCCGATTTTTGAGGAGAAATACGGTGTCAAGGTGAACCTCGTCCTCATCGGTGACGCCGGCGAGGTTCTCAACAGGCTCATCCTTGAGAAGGACAACCCCCAGGCTGACGTCGTCGTGGGCATAGACAACAGCTACCTGGCGAAGGCCATAGACGCGGGTGTACTGGAGCCGTACAAGCCGGCCAACGCCGACGTGATTCCGGGCTGGATTGTTGAGAAGTTCGACCCGAGTTACCACCTCACGCCCTACGACTACGGCTTCATAGCAATCAACTACCGCAAGGACATGGTTCAGAACCCGCCGACCAGCCTCGAAGACCTCACCAAGCCGGAGTGGAAGGGCAAGCTGATAATCGAAGACCCGCGCACCAGTTCACCGGGAATGGCCTTCCTCCTCTGGACGATAGCCGTTTACGGCGACGACTGGCTCCATTACTGGGAGAAGCTGAAAAAGAACGACGTCCAGATAGTCGAAGGCTGGAGCGCGGCCTGGAACTCCTTCACTAAGGGTGAGTACCCGCTCGTCCTCAGCTACGCCACCTCGCCGGCCGCGACGGTTTACTACGACAACAACACCAACGTCGGCGCCGTAGCGTTCAAGGAGGGCAACTACCTCCAGATAGAGGGGGCGGGAATAGTCAAGGGCGCCAAAAACAAAGAGCTGGCCGAAAAGTTCATTGAGTTCCTCATCAGTGAAGAGGCCCAGGAGAAGCTCCCGCTCAACCAGTGGATGTACCCGGTAAACAAGAACGTCGGGACCCCCGAGGTTTTCAAGTACGCGGTGAAGATAGACAAACCGGTGACCGTTGACTCCAAGGAGGTCGGGAACAACTACGAGCTATGGCTCAAGCAGTGGACAGGGCTCATGGTCGAGGGCAAGAGCCCGGACGAGATACTGGGCAAAACCACCACATCCACTCCCAGCGAAAACGGCAAAACGTGCGGCCCGGGCGTTGTGGCTGCTCTGGCTTTGATACCTCTCATCT from Thermococcus sp. 21S7 encodes the following:
- a CDS encoding thiamine ABC transporter substrate-binding protein, which produces MRKITTLMFILLLLGAIGASKPVKAQEELTVYSYNSIEWWMKEIVPIFEEKYGVKVNLVLIGDAGEVLNRLILEKDNPQADVVVGIDNSYLAKAIDAGVLEPYKPANADVIPGWIVEKFDPSYHLTPYDYGFIAINYRKDMVQNPPTSLEDLTKPEWKGKLIIEDPRTSSPGMAFLLWTIAVYGDDWLHYWEKLKKNDVQIVEGWSAAWNSFTKGEYPLVLSYATSPAATVYYDNNTNVGAVAFKEGNYLQIEGAGIVKGAKNKELAEKFIEFLISEEAQEKLPLNQWMYPVNKNVGTPEVFKYAVKIDKPVTVDSKEVGNNYELWLKQWTGLMVEGKSPDEILGKTTTSTPSENGKTCGPGVVAALALIPLIFRRKGK
- a CDS encoding tRNA(Met) cytidine acetyltransferase TmcA; translation: MTVKVRFDKEVREYAKGEKVKDSVLKLTETALAQALEKFHRRMIIIEGDTVRKAELAGILAGASARVLGDVLDELKEKRLRDESEDGIEVLYATDALGEETFGRKRYEAFRKHFDVLAGSTAEVKAVTFKHTRDILGRTFDILVLDMSYDYSPNDLGRIIETVRGGGLIFILAHPFEKWKKMWTGFHKSLVTPPYTIDDVKKRFNRRLIRKFTEHDGIYIITENGKLKKKPKRNKSQAKIKSRKGVQIPKETLFPRELYEMALTEGQVEVLRAFEGLVEEEGMLVLTADRGRGKSVSVGIAAIGLALALGKRTRVVVTAPEPENVQALFRFAKRALERLGFKPHVVEERGLIKELYARKIGLRYYPPAEGYKKTADLYILDEAAGIHVPILHKYLSKPRVVYSSTVHGYEGAGRGFSVKFLKKAREKREFRELHMEEPIRYAENDPIEKWLFDVLLLDAEPVELTEEDCELIKNKEVYFEEPDLDDWFEKDREDLRNFVGIYILAHYRNRPSDVALLADAPHHRARVLRLKNGKIVTAIQIAEEGNIPKKVIEKMAKGYKPRGNIIPDMMVKHHMAKEFAKLKGYRIVRIATHPDAMDMGLGSKALELLEKEARERGLDWIGSGFGASEELVRFWVRNGFAVVHLSPARNPVSGEFTAIVLKPISERAKKLIRRANDEFRIRLTEWLSDTHREIEPEIVRWLFETPFGEAVDYPIHLTEVQRKRLDAFTGKVLTYDTVVDAVKPIVKLYFLDGWMKPYLDERQIKLLIYRVLQAHSWEETARLIDRTETFTMIEVRDIIRGLWYYYKRVIS
- a CDS encoding calcium/sodium antiporter, with product MIVEIILFALGLILLIKGSDYFVEAASRVAKGFGVSEFIIALVLASIATTLPEVTVSAISSYQGKPDIALGNAIGSALANIALILGVSALLRPLKVEKTAWKNALFMIGVTAYAGLLMYDGTISRIDGASLILIYFGFLYYLYRKHMTLEELPESGRGNPRRDALIMFGSGMLVVIGAKLVVDSAVTIARAFGVPEVVIGLTMVSIGTSLPEFTNSLMATIKRLPNISVGNIIGANILDVLMVIGIAALINPIRVDATIYTFTLPLTLLVMGVLTAVLRLTGRIDRLTGGVLLAIYSYFIYVYLTGGVHLPGG
- a CDS encoding TIGR00288 family NYN domain-containing protein, with amino-acid sequence MPGGNWEKIISITKDGMRSIGTMRRKISRGKRIALLIDGPNILRKEFGVKLEDIVEALEGLGDLRVSKVILNQYAPQGLIEAVSNQGFEAIVVSGETGVKLAVEAMREIYNPNIDVIALATRNAEFLPVILKAKERGKETIVIGIEPGFSAALKHAADYTIILEGGEEK
- a CDS encoding TIGR00288 family NYN domain-containing protein — its product is MKERFFRVLRRGEKEVKEVSEEAPKPKKKRSIGLIIDGPNILRKEFGIKLEDIIDALERIGKLRVAKVVLNQYAPQGLIEAVVNQGLEPIIVAGDTDVRIAIEAMELIYNSDVEVIALATRDADFLPIVNEAKRRGKETIVIGVEPGFSVALQNAADYVIKMEGKGTDVHEAK